A genomic segment from Desulfonatronum lacustre DSM 10312 encodes:
- a CDS encoding KamA family radical SAM protein gives MEEIMEMDSEPPALLRDAGIGSGPESGFTGLLDGVIGQTFGRSWGGFATRKSTKPSFPLNPRSAAFLAKHYPHTMPGQWNDWRWQLKQRVTSLEELERKLVLSDAEREALRPGGSMLPMAVTPYYLSLADARDAADPLRRCVIPTMAEHHVLSCEQGDPLAEEHDSPAPGLVHRYPDRVLFLATDFCSTYCRYCTRSRRVGQGTEHGQARCQTRCRIQGQGTDLGPDRWEPALRYIARNPVVRDVLISGGDPLTMTDHALEYLLQRLRAIPHVEIIRVGTKVPMVLPQRITTALVQMLKRYHPLFVSIHCTHADELTPEAAVACGRLADAGIPLGGQTVLLQGVNDSVPALTGLFQGLLRNRVRPYYLYQCDQVVGTSHFRTPVTKGLEMIQGLRGHTSGYAVPHFVVDLPGGGGKTPLCPEYLRGRDGEDLVFKNFEGATFRVHDPEPLVSRETGGAA, from the coding sequence ATGGAAGAAATCATGGAGATGGACAGCGAGCCTCCCGCTCTATTGCGCGACGCGGGCATCGGCTCTGGACCGGAGTCCGGGTTCACCGGACTGCTGGACGGCGTGATCGGCCAAACATTCGGCCGTTCCTGGGGTGGATTTGCAACACGCAAATCCACAAAACCTTCCTTCCCCCTTAATCCTCGCTCCGCGGCTTTTCTGGCCAAACATTACCCTCATACCATGCCCGGCCAGTGGAACGACTGGCGCTGGCAGTTGAAGCAGCGGGTCACCTCTCTTGAGGAACTGGAGCGGAAGCTCGTGCTTTCCGACGCGGAGCGCGAGGCTCTGCGCCCGGGTGGGAGCATGCTGCCCATGGCCGTGACGCCCTACTACCTCAGCCTGGCGGATGCCCGGGACGCCGCCGACCCCTTGCGGCGCTGCGTGATCCCGACCATGGCCGAACATCATGTCCTTTCTTGCGAGCAGGGCGATCCGCTGGCCGAGGAGCACGACAGTCCAGCGCCGGGGCTGGTCCATCGCTATCCGGACCGGGTGCTCTTCCTGGCCACGGACTTTTGCTCCACCTACTGCCGGTACTGCACCCGCTCCCGGCGCGTCGGACAAGGGACGGAGCACGGCCAAGCTCGGTGCCAAACCCGGTGCCGAATTCAGGGCCAGGGGACGGATCTGGGCCCGGACCGCTGGGAACCGGCCTTGCGCTACATCGCCCGCAATCCCGTGGTGCGCGACGTGCTGATTTCCGGCGGCGATCCCCTGACCATGACGGACCACGCCCTGGAGTACCTGCTCCAGCGGCTGCGGGCCATCCCGCACGTGGAGATCATCCGCGTCGGGACGAAGGTCCCCATGGTTCTACCTCAGCGGATCACCACCGCCCTGGTTCAGATGCTCAAACGCTACCACCCGCTTTTCGTGAGCATCCACTGCACCCACGCCGACGAGCTGACCCCGGAGGCGGCCGTGGCCTGCGGCCGGTTGGCCGATGCCGGCATCCCCCTGGGCGGGCAAACCGTGCTGCTCCAGGGGGTGAACGACTCCGTGCCCGCGCTGACCGGCTTGTTTCAAGGCCTGCTGCGCAACCGCGTCCGGCCCTATTACCTCTACCAGTGCGACCAGGTGGTGGGCACGAGTCACTTCCGGACCCCGGTAACCAAAGGCCTGGAAATGATTCAGGGTCTGCGCGGCCACACTTCGGGCTACGCCGTGCCCCATTTCGTGGTGGACCTGCCCGGCGGCGGAGGCAAGACGCCGCTGTGTCCGGAGTATCTCCGGGGACGGGACGGGGAGGACCTGGTGTTCAAGAACTTCGAAGGGGCGACGTTCCGCGTGCATGATCCGGAGCCGTTGGTCTCGCGGGAAACAGGAGGAGCGGCATGA